Part of the Pseudomonas sp. ADAK13 genome is shown below.
GAACGCGCTGTTATCGGTGGGCTTTTCGGCAAACATTGGCGGCAACAGCGGCACATTCTTCGGCTGCGGCATGGTGCCGAGGGGCTGCAGATGGCGAACCATGTTCGACGGCAGGCTCAAATCCAGCTCTGCAGGCGGCAACTGAGTCTTGGCGACTTCGTGGGCTGATTTGGATTTGCTGGCGATAGGCGCACGCTTTTTGGTCGGTGCGGCTTTCTTTACCGGTGCTTTCTTTGCCACCGGCGCCTTCTTGGCCGGGGCGACTTTTTTCGCCGGCGCCTTTTGCTGGGTGCTGGCAGCAGGCGCTGTTTCACTGGCAGGCGCCGCCAGGACGGCACCCGCGTTACACAGGCTTAACACGCAGATCAGCAGTGCAGCAGGAAAGGTATAAGTCATATCGCCAGC
Proteins encoded:
- a CDS encoding translation initiation factor 2 — protein: MTYTFPAALLICVLSLCNAGAVLAAPASETAPAASTQQKAPAKKVAPAKKAPVAKKAPVKKAAPTKKRAPIASKSKSAHEVAKTQLPPAELDLSLPSNMVRHLQPLGTMPQPKNVPLLPPMFAEKPTDNSAFQINGRLLSNEMQLQLRNEERREVEGAALDFQFKQ